A genomic segment from Limosilactobacillus sp. encodes:
- the pstA gene encoding phosphate ABC transporter permease PstA, whose translation MRPEKTDKLATGLILLFAGITGLAVLGFLAYLLVTGLPHVSWHFLLSPAKAFQSGGGIRDQLFNSLYLVVLTMLVSVPLALCAAIYLSEYAAQNRLTAAIRLAVEVLGSLPSVVIGLFGYLVFVLQFGLDFSLLAGALVLTILNLPILTRSFEDALQQVPALQRQAGLGLGMSKWRVTTKIVLPGALPGTITGMILSAGRVFGEAAALIYTAGQSAPAVDYGNWNPFSPTSFLNPLRPAETLAVHIWKVNSEGLVPDARAVSNGAAAVLIITILLFNLLARLIGYLVKRRFAK comes from the coding sequence ATGCGACCGGAAAAAACTGACAAACTGGCAACGGGCCTGATCCTCTTGTTCGCCGGGATCACCGGCCTGGCGGTGCTGGGCTTTTTGGCCTACCTGCTCGTAACGGGACTGCCGCATGTTTCCTGGCACTTCCTGCTGTCACCGGCAAAAGCCTTTCAAAGCGGGGGCGGGATCCGGGACCAGCTCTTCAATTCACTCTACCTAGTTGTTTTGACAATGCTTGTCTCGGTGCCGCTCGCCCTGTGCGCGGCGATTTACCTGAGCGAATACGCGGCGCAGAATCGGTTGACGGCAGCCATCCGCCTGGCCGTCGAGGTCCTGGGATCGCTGCCGTCTGTCGTCATTGGGCTCTTCGGCTACCTGGTTTTTGTTCTCCAATTTGGCTTGGACTTCTCCTTACTGGCTGGGGCCTTGGTGCTGACGATTCTGAATCTGCCAATCCTGACCAGGAGCTTTGAAGATGCGCTCCAGCAGGTTCCAGCCTTACAACGACAGGCTGGACTGGGATTGGGGATGTCAAAATGGCGGGTCACTACTAAGATCGTCCTGCCTGGGGCGTTACCGGGAACTATTACGGGAATGATCCTTAGCGCGGGTCGGGTCTTTGGTGAAGCGGCGGCCCTGATTTACACGGCCGGGCAGAGTGCTCCCGCCGTAGACTATGGCAACTGGAATCCGTTTAGCCCGACCAGCTTTCTCAACCCGCTGCGGCCAGCGGAAACGTTGGCGGTCCACATCTGGAAGGTCAACAGTGAGGGCCTGGTGCCGGATGCTCGGGCGGTTTCAAACGGAGCGGCCGCGGTACTGATTATTACGATTCTGCTGTTCAATCTGTTAGCCCGCTTGATCGGTTACCTGGTGAAGCGGCGATTTGCAAAGTGA
- the pstC gene encoding phosphate ABC transporter permease subunit PstC, producing the protein MDELNQSFESKPTALFRRKKKVPQAFDRLLAPSAETRQEWGGKLVSCLAILLIGGLVLTLFAFLINKGLALFTTNKFSLGEFLTSTDWRPSHHHYGALPMITTSFAVTVLAGVLALPLALVSAIAITELLPNWVYRVLQPVIELLVGIPSVVYGYVGLTVIVPQLGRMFGGTGFGILAATCVLFLMILPTMTSMTIDNLRQVPKQYRLASAGLGATRWQTISRVVVPSAKSGILTAMVFGMARAFGEALAVQMVIGNAAIMPAGLMSSSATLTSVLTTGIGNTVMGTVSNNALWSLALLLLLMSLAFNLVLRLISRKGVR; encoded by the coding sequence ATGGACGAGTTAAACCAATCCTTCGAGTCAAAACCGACCGCACTTTTTCGCCGGAAGAAGAAGGTGCCCCAAGCCTTCGACCGCCTGTTGGCTCCGTCGGCCGAAACCAGGCAGGAGTGGGGCGGCAAACTGGTGAGCTGTCTGGCGATTCTCCTGATCGGTGGGTTAGTACTAACTTTATTTGCCTTTCTGATTAATAAGGGGCTGGCCCTGTTTACCACGAACAAATTTTCACTCGGTGAATTTTTGACCAGCACCGACTGGCGGCCCAGCCATCACCACTACGGTGCCCTGCCGATGATCACCACCTCCTTTGCAGTAACGGTCCTCGCCGGGGTCCTGGCCTTGCCGCTGGCGCTGGTCAGCGCGATTGCCATCACTGAGCTGTTGCCAAACTGGGTTTATCGGGTCTTGCAGCCAGTAATTGAATTGCTGGTGGGAATCCCCTCGGTAGTTTACGGCTACGTCGGGCTGACGGTGATCGTACCCCAGCTCGGCCGAATGTTTGGTGGGACCGGTTTCGGGATTTTGGCGGCGACCTGTGTCCTTTTCCTGATGATTCTGCCGACGATGACTTCGATGACCATTGATAACCTGCGGCAGGTTCCCAAACAGTACCGCCTAGCGTCCGCGGGTCTGGGCGCCACTCGTTGGCAGACGATCAGCCGGGTGGTGGTCCCAAGTGCAAAGAGCGGGATTTTGACCGCGATGGTGTTCGGGATGGCACGGGCCTTTGGTGAGGCATTGGCGGTGCAAATGGTGATCGGCAATGCAGCGATTATGCCCGCGGGTCTGATGTCGTCTTCGGCCACCCTCACCAGTGTTTTGACGACCGGCATCGGGAACACCGTGATGGGGACGGTGTCAAACAACGCTCTGTGGTCATTAGCCCTCCTCCTGCTGTTGATGTCACTGGCGTTTAACCTAGTGTTGCGTTTGATTAGCCGAAAGGGGGTCCGGTAA
- a CDS encoding phosphate ABC transporter substrate-binding protein PstS family protein has protein sequence MRKVLLGILLAGVLVGLGFGWAAAKKQPAQSKVTVVGSTALQPLVEAAAEQYQQSHTKASIIVQGGGSGTGLSQVQDGAVNVGSSDIFADQQDGIDHAKLQDHIVAVAGITPIVNPRLGIDDLTLDQLRQIFTGEVTNWRQLGGPDLPITVINRASGSGTRVAFEQTVLRSGEHAVNAQEQDSNGTVKEIVANTRGAISYISFAYINSRVQPVKLSGVTPTAANVTTNQWPLWSYEHLYMKRRPDAATKSFIRFMQTRRVQDSLIKDANYISIHDMKVARTPDGQISERSR, from the coding sequence ATGCGAAAAGTATTATTGGGAATTTTGCTGGCCGGAGTGCTGGTGGGTCTCGGCTTCGGCTGGGCAGCCGCCAAGAAACAGCCAGCCCAATCCAAGGTGACGGTGGTCGGCTCGACCGCCCTCCAACCCCTGGTGGAGGCGGCTGCTGAGCAGTATCAGCAGAGTCACACTAAGGCCAGCATCATCGTCCAAGGTGGCGGTTCGGGAACCGGTTTGAGCCAGGTCCAGGATGGAGCGGTGAATGTCGGTTCTTCCGACATCTTCGCTGATCAACAGGACGGGATCGATCATGCCAAGCTGCAAGATCACATCGTTGCGGTGGCTGGAATTACCCCGATCGTTAATCCCCGTCTCGGCATCGACGACTTGACCCTGGACCAGCTGCGGCAGATCTTCACCGGTGAGGTCACGAACTGGCGGCAGCTCGGTGGTCCTGACCTGCCGATCACGGTCATTAACCGAGCAAGCGGCAGCGGGACACGGGTCGCCTTTGAGCAGACGGTGCTTAGGTCCGGTGAGCACGCAGTGAATGCTCAGGAACAGGACTCCAACGGAACCGTGAAGGAAATTGTGGCCAATACGCGGGGGGCGATCAGCTACATCTCGTTTGCCTACATTAATTCACGGGTGCAACCGGTCAAATTATCCGGCGTGACTCCGACGGCCGCGAACGTGACGACCAACCAGTGGCCGCTCTGGTCCTACGAGCACCTGTACATGAAGCGACGGCCGGATGCAGCAACCAAAAGCTTTATTCGCTTTATGCAAACACGCCGGGTTCAGGATTCCCTCATCAAGGATGCCAACTACATCAGCATCCACGACATGAAGGTGGCACGGACGCCGGATGGTCAAATCAGTGAAAGGAGCAGATAA
- a CDS encoding winged helix-turn-helix transcriptional regulator — protein sequence MTKEFLLLSQSPALVQQLTDICAKAHWHLRRVTTPTGLVVALEKHPASGIWWDLTAATLDTTIATMTLIRSQIAGPITVLTAKMTGRLQRKLYAARVDDVELLPIDDAAFRAKIEQRLWTYQHTDLHGSTPLAKPAHSEILTIGDLTIDLAAYTVTKRAQPVDLTPKEFQLLSYLAHHQQQVLSREQLVTGVWGYDLLTTSRIVDIHISHLRDKLEDDPHQPTHLLTVRGFGYKFV from the coding sequence ATGACTAAAGAATTCCTCCTCCTAAGCCAATCGCCGGCCCTCGTCCAACAGCTGACGGACATCTGTGCCAAGGCCCACTGGCACCTCCGCCGGGTAACAACCCCGACCGGACTGGTGGTTGCTTTAGAAAAGCACCCGGCCAGCGGGATCTGGTGGGACCTGACCGCCGCTACGTTGGACACCACCATCGCCACAATGACCCTGATCCGCAGCCAAATCGCCGGCCCCATTACCGTTCTGACGGCCAAAATGACTGGACGCCTGCAGCGCAAACTCTACGCCGCCCGGGTTGATGACGTTGAGCTTCTGCCAATTGATGACGCGGCCTTTCGAGCCAAAATTGAGCAGCGTCTCTGGACATACCAGCATACCGACCTCCATGGCAGCACCCCGCTCGCAAAGCCGGCTCATTCTGAAATTCTCACGATCGGCGACCTGACAATTGACCTGGCCGCTTACACGGTGACTAAGCGCGCTCAGCCGGTCGACTTGACGCCCAAGGAATTCCAACTGCTTTCTTACCTCGCCCACCATCAACAGCAAGTTCTCAGTCGCGAGCAGCTGGTGACCGGGGTCTGGGGCTACGACCTCCTGACTACCTCCCGAATTGTCGACATCCACATCAGCCACCTTCGCGATAAGCTGGAAGACGACCCCCACCAGCCAACCCACCTGCTGACGGTCCGTGGCTTCGGCTATAAATTCGTCTAA
- a CDS encoding NAD(P)H-binding protein yields the protein MTKVFIAGGSGRVATELIKDLVATGNQVIAGARHPEKIVKMDGVAPVKMDLHGSVDDLASLMKGAAAVYFVAGSRGKDLLQTDAMGAVKTMQAAKQVGIKRYVMLSSMYALQPEKWAKYPALASIPDYNIAKFFADNYLITNSGLDYTIIQPAVLTEKAATGKVDLGLGDETTNPIPDVAKVLAEVLNRNNTIGKVIMMRSGDTPIETALDNI from the coding sequence ATGACGAAAGTATTTATCGCCGGCGGATCCGGTCGGGTGGCAACTGAACTGATCAAGGACCTGGTAGCGACTGGCAACCAAGTAATTGCCGGTGCCCGGCACCCCGAGAAGATCGTTAAGATGGACGGGGTGGCCCCTGTCAAGATGGACCTGCACGGAAGCGTTGATGATCTGGCTTCCCTGATGAAGGGCGCCGCGGCGGTTTACTTTGTCGCCGGCTCACGGGGCAAGGACCTGCTCCAGACCGATGCCATGGGCGCGGTGAAGACGATGCAGGCGGCCAAGCAGGTTGGCATCAAGCGCTACGTCATGCTGAGCTCAATGTACGCCCTGCAGCCGGAAAAGTGGGCAAAATACCCGGCACTGGCAAGCATCCCCGACTACAACATTGCTAAGTTCTTTGCGGACAATTACCTCATCACCAACAGTGGCCTGGACTACACCATTATCCAGCCGGCCGTGCTGACTGAGAAAGCCGCCACCGGCAAGGTCGACCTGGGATTGGGCGATGAAACTACTAACCCGATTCCTGACGTCGCCAAGGTGCTGGCGGAGGTCCTCAACCGAAACAACACCATCGGCAAGGTCATCATGATGCGCAGCGGTGACACGCCGATTGAGACGGCCCTGGACAATATTTAA
- a CDS encoding low temperature requirement protein A, translated as MKKIKAKPVSMLELFYDLIFVYAISRITAMIHHPVGGGLALGTYGEFITAIILVMQLWLYQTLYINRFGRSRLVDTVGLMISMYAAIYLANNINTTWETTFQAFNSAMLLTVGNLLWQYLCGTGKHPWRGRDERAFIITLLVEFVAILGGLLLGYRYGIYLCVFGGLVGFLMPLAFFRLFESAKVNFPHLVERLSLIIIISFGEALVNVTQYFHGALWAPLPLLIFVFLAALFGCYIIQIEQLQDHYQYTRGFVAMYSHVVMIMSLLTITVGLVYLAHDSVSRPFLVGMLTGSLLVFYLCLMCNAIYNQSEHRIRGSHIGWVLAIWLIGSLLALVWQSSNVGLMTGLTITNVGELLMMWRFARK; from the coding sequence ATGAAAAAGATTAAAGCCAAGCCGGTCTCAATGCTGGAGCTCTTCTATGACCTGATCTTTGTCTACGCGATTTCGCGGATTACGGCAATGATCCACCATCCCGTGGGCGGCGGACTAGCGCTAGGAACTTACGGCGAGTTCATCACTGCCATCATCCTGGTCATGCAGCTCTGGCTCTACCAGACACTGTACATCAACCGCTTTGGCCGTAGCCGGCTGGTCGATACCGTGGGGCTGATGATCAGCATGTACGCGGCGATCTACCTGGCCAACAACATCAACACCACTTGGGAGACCACCTTTCAGGCCTTCAATTCGGCGATGCTGCTAACGGTCGGCAACCTGCTGTGGCAATACCTCTGCGGAACCGGCAAGCATCCGTGGCGGGGGCGGGACGAACGCGCCTTCATCATCACCCTGCTCGTGGAATTCGTTGCCATCCTGGGCGGCCTGCTGTTGGGCTACCGGTACGGAATCTACCTCTGCGTTTTCGGGGGCCTGGTTGGCTTCCTGATGCCGCTGGCCTTCTTCCGGCTCTTTGAATCCGCTAAGGTCAACTTTCCCCACTTGGTGGAACGGCTGAGCCTGATCATCATCATCAGTTTCGGTGAGGCGCTGGTGAACGTCACCCAGTACTTCCACGGCGCGCTCTGGGCACCGCTGCCACTTTTAATCTTCGTTTTTTTGGCGGCGCTCTTTGGTTGCTACATTATCCAGATCGAGCAGCTGCAGGATCACTACCAGTACACGCGGGGCTTTGTTGCCATGTATTCGCACGTGGTGATGATCATGAGTCTGTTGACCATCACGGTTGGCCTGGTCTACCTAGCACACGACTCCGTTTCGCGTCCTTTCCTGGTCGGCATGTTGACCGGCAGCCTGCTGGTCTTCTACCTCTGCCTGATGTGCAACGCCATCTACAACCAGTCTGAGCACCGGATCAGGGGGAGCCACATCGGCTGGGTGCTTGCCATTTGGCTGATCGGCAGTCTGCTGGCCCTTGTTTGGCAAAGCAGCAATGTTGGATTGATGACCGGCCTGACGATTACCAATGTCGGCGAATTACTAATGATGTGGCGGTTTGCGAGAAAGTAA
- a CDS encoding IS30 family transposase: MTHLNDTMSTILLTTHKKNAHLTKEERVMIATLKSQGLSNRAIGRQLGVNHQTINNELNRGTVRQLRRQKSNGKIYEYSYYIYSYEAGQATYLEHHRHSGRRRLYYSSKQFLRLADQLMLGEFDDHHYSPQAVIYKARDLMNDGTLIPKSVVTLYQWINEGVLRTSNLDLFEKPKRKHHQTHPQAKRCLGPNIAQRPQTADQRSEIGHWELDTVQGQKNGNDSVVLVMTDRLSRVNITSKIAGKTAHAVNQFFINLRQKMGTDAYYRIFKTITSDNGSEFSELTQVHDHVFYADPYSPWERGSNEINNRFLRKEITKGEAINNYSSAQIIATNDWMNHYPRAMFNGHSSMDIYRKAFYQEISQLHQPIINWSVLFI; this comes from the coding sequence ATGACGCACTTAAATGATACCATGTCTACTATTTTATTGACTACTCATAAAAAGAATGCTCATCTTACTAAAGAAGAACGTGTGATGATTGCGACTTTAAAGTCGCAAGGACTTTCCAATCGCGCAATTGGTCGCCAATTAGGAGTTAATCATCAAACAATTAATAACGAGCTCAACCGTGGTACGGTCCGCCAACTTCGTCGTCAAAAATCTAATGGTAAGATTTACGAATATTCTTACTACATCTATAGTTATGAAGCTGGTCAGGCCACATATCTTGAACATCACCGCCATTCTGGTCGTCGTCGCTTATATTATTCTTCAAAGCAATTTTTACGATTAGCTGATCAGCTAATGCTTGGTGAGTTTGACGACCACCATTACTCCCCACAAGCGGTTATTTATAAGGCTCGAGATTTAATGAATGATGGCACCCTGATCCCAAAGTCGGTTGTAACTTTATATCAATGGATTAATGAGGGTGTGCTTCGTACGTCCAATTTAGACCTCTTTGAAAAACCTAAACGTAAGCATCATCAAACTCATCCGCAAGCTAAAAGGTGCTTAGGGCCTAATATTGCTCAACGACCTCAAACTGCGGACCAACGGTCCGAAATTGGCCATTGGGAACTGGATACAGTTCAGGGACAGAAAAACGGTAATGACAGTGTTGTACTAGTAATGACTGATCGCCTTTCACGAGTTAATATCACGAGTAAAATTGCTGGTAAAACTGCGCATGCAGTAAATCAGTTCTTTATAAATTTGCGCCAGAAAATGGGCACAGATGCTTACTATCGCATTTTTAAGACAATAACCTCTGACAACGGTTCAGAATTTAGTGAGTTAACACAAGTTCACGATCATGTTTTCTATGCTGATCCGTATTCCCCTTGGGAACGTGGATCCAATGAGATCAATAACCGGTTTCTCCGCAAGGAGATTACCAAAGGTGAAGCTATAAATAACTATAGTAGTGCTCAGATCATAGCGACTAATGATTGGATGAATCACTATCCACGAGCTATGTTTAATGGACATTCGTCAATGGATATCTATCGTAAGGCCTTCTACCAAGAGATATCACAGCTCCATCAACCAATAATCAATTGGTCAGTATTATTTATTTGA
- a CDS encoding sulfite exporter TauE/SafE family protein: MSLIAGILTGIIGMASLTLYPVLLSVGVPPVSANATITVATVGAGVGTTISSLKELRHHWGSAILVAILSTCGSICGALILTRSSNAGFQKIVPVFILLAGILLLWPTSGQVRQRSRHFAWLLDWAGVILIGLYNGYFGAASGLLMIAVLSKAIGGEYATYNAVRNFASLVNNICSAVIFICTIRIQWAIIGFLLLGLLVGGYLGPIIVRYIPSAVIKKVVGVIAILLALVLGWQAIH; the protein is encoded by the coding sequence ATGTCTTTAATTGCCGGGATTTTGACCGGGATCATCGGGATGGCTTCATTAACCCTGTACCCGGTCCTGCTGTCGGTCGGCGTGCCGCCCGTTTCCGCCAACGCCACCATCACCGTCGCAACGGTCGGCGCCGGGGTCGGCACCACCATCTCCTCGCTGAAGGAGCTAAGGCACCACTGGGGCAGCGCTATCCTGGTGGCAATTCTTAGCACCTGCGGCAGCATCTGCGGTGCCCTGATTCTCACCCGCAGCTCCAACGCGGGCTTTCAAAAGATTGTTCCCGTCTTTATTCTACTGGCCGGTATTCTTTTACTTTGGCCCACTTCAGGTCAAGTGCGACAGCGGTCCCGCCACTTTGCTTGGCTCCTGGACTGGGCCGGCGTGATCCTTATCGGCCTCTATAACGGCTACTTTGGTGCGGCGTCGGGGCTGTTGATGATCGCGGTCCTGTCCAAGGCAATCGGCGGCGAATACGCGACCTACAATGCCGTCCGAAATTTTGCCTCCCTGGTCAACAACATCTGTTCCGCCGTCATTTTCATCTGCACTATCAGGATTCAGTGGGCCATCATCGGCTTTCTGCTTTTGGGGCTGCTTGTCGGCGGCTACCTGGGCCCCATCATCGTCCGCTACATTCCCTCGGCCGTGATCAAAAAGGTGGTCGGCGTAATTGCCATTTTGCTGGCCCTAGTTCTGGGGTGGCAGGCAATCCATTAG
- a CDS encoding winged helix-turn-helix transcriptional regulator, with protein sequence MKDRYLLGIDYLIDVMKGKYKTSIICQLGKKSQHFGELLRNVNVENHHQVTRKVLSQQLKSLMASGIVHRESLDTMPPQSLYSLTPNGQRTRELMVKLSLVGEELVKENDPQIKIEYSYGCIHDDELHTGENHE encoded by the coding sequence ATGAAGGACCGCTACTTATTAGGAATTGACTATCTGATTGACGTGATGAAGGGCAAGTATAAGACCTCGATCATCTGTCAGCTAGGGAAGAAGTCGCAGCACTTTGGTGAACTGCTTCGCAACGTCAACGTTGAAAACCATCACCAGGTGACGCGCAAGGTGCTCTCCCAGCAATTGAAAAGCCTGATGGCCAGCGGGATTGTGCACCGGGAGAGCCTCGATACCATGCCGCCGCAAAGCCTTTACTCCCTGACGCCCAATGGTCAGCGAACGCGGGAACTGATGGTAAAGCTTTCCCTGGTCGGCGAGGAACTAGTGAAGGAGAACGATCCGCAGATTAAAATTGAATATTCCTACGGCTGTATTCATGACGACGAGCTGCACACCGGCGAGAACCATGAATAG
- a CDS encoding NAD(P)-dependent alcohol dehydrogenase, whose translation MKIKAAVVKNAGDPFTIEDNIDLHEVGPTDLQVHIVASGICHSDEAIRSGEASVGYPAILGHEGSGIVEKVGANVTDFKPGDHVILSYWTDGTCDKCLAGHAGQCRNYTKGDLMGVRPDGDYNFSKDGQHISNMLNQSSFATTTVVEQRNAVKIDKDLDLRKFGPLGCGYVTGSGTVLNALQPRPGQTIAVFGTGAVGLAAMMAAKISGCIKIIAVDRHEARLELAKELGATHTINTNDDDPVAKIKELTGGYGVDFSIDTTGAPVITKAAIDALTTGGTCAGIAVTSNSVNVSEWGDLSAFDKNFIGVLMGDSVPQLDIPRLMEFYKLGWFPFDKTEKFYDFDQINEANEDSRTGKVIKPVLIIDKDYQPGD comes from the coding sequence ATGAAGATCAAAGCTGCGGTTGTTAAGAACGCGGGCGACCCATTTACCATCGAAGACAACATTGACTTGCACGAAGTCGGCCCGACCGACCTGCAGGTGCACATCGTTGCTAGTGGGATTTGCCACTCCGACGAGGCGATTCGTTCTGGCGAAGCATCAGTCGGGTATCCCGCTATTCTGGGTCACGAAGGTTCCGGAATTGTTGAAAAAGTCGGTGCTAACGTGACCGACTTCAAGCCGGGCGATCACGTCATCCTTTCATACTGGACTGACGGTACCTGCGACAAGTGCCTTGCCGGACACGCCGGGCAATGCCGGAACTACACTAAGGGTGACCTGATGGGGGTCCGGCCAGACGGTGACTACAACTTCAGCAAGGACGGCCAGCATATTTCCAACATGCTCAACCAGTCATCCTTTGCCACTACCACCGTTGTCGAACAACGGAACGCAGTTAAGATCGACAAGGACCTCGACCTGCGGAAATTCGGTCCCCTCGGCTGCGGCTACGTTACTGGATCCGGCACCGTTTTGAACGCCCTCCAGCCACGGCCGGGTCAAACAATTGCCGTCTTTGGGACCGGTGCAGTTGGCCTTGCTGCCATGATGGCCGCTAAGATCTCTGGCTGCATTAAGATCATCGCCGTTGACCGGCACGAAGCCCGGCTCGAACTGGCGAAGGAATTAGGTGCGACCCACACGATCAACACAAACGATGACGACCCCGTTGCTAAAATTAAGGAGTTGACGGGCGGCTATGGTGTTGACTTCTCAATCGACACAACCGGGGCCCCAGTGATTACCAAGGCAGCCATTGACGCCCTGACGACCGGTGGAACCTGTGCCGGCATCGCCGTAACGTCTAACAGTGTCAACGTCAGCGAATGGGGTGACCTGAGTGCCTTTGACAAGAACTTCATCGGGGTTCTGATGGGTGACTCAGTTCCGCAGCTTGACATCCCACGGCTCATGGAATTCTACAAGCTTGGTTGGTTCCCATTTGATAAGACTGAAAAGTTCTACGACTTCGACCAAATTAACGAAGCCAACGAAGATTCACGAACTGGAAAGGTCATCAAGCCTGTCCTGATTATCGACAAAGATTACCAGCCCGGTGATTAA
- a CDS encoding winged helix-turn-helix transcriptional regulator — MYQRKTPKKYYCTVDFALDIFGGKWKPRLLCILGHNKALRYGELKAAMEDISDAALADSLKELQQAGIISRQQYNEMPIRVEYSLTATGQSLLPVLDTISDWAVQHSSADIYSGQHFQQVHFGAFEQHD; from the coding sequence ATGTACCAGCGAAAGACACCCAAAAAATACTACTGCACCGTTGATTTTGCCCTCGACATCTTCGGTGGCAAGTGGAAGCCCCGCCTGCTCTGCATCCTCGGCCACAACAAGGCCCTGCGCTACGGCGAATTGAAGGCCGCCATGGAGGATATCTCGGACGCGGCCCTGGCGGATAGTCTGAAGGAATTACAGCAAGCGGGGATCATCAGCCGCCAGCAGTACAACGAGATGCCGATCCGGGTTGAATATTCGCTGACCGCGACCGGGCAGTCCCTGCTCCCCGTCCTCGACACCATTTCAGACTGGGCGGTTCAGCACAGCAGCGCGGACATCTACAGCGGCCAGCACTTTCAGCAGGTCCACTTTGGAGCGTTTGAACAACACGACTAA
- a CDS encoding SDR family NAD(P)-dependent oxidoreductase, with protein MGILDNKVALITGSTSGMGETTAKLFAKEGAKVIVSGLNDEEGQQIVEEIQKTGGQADYQHLDVTSESSWHDLVAKLSQLDVLVNNAGIDIHSTLKTEMLEDWDKVLRVNLTGPMLGIKEVVPLMEKQGHGSIINISSAAGNTGCPYTVYSTAKWGLRGLTRSAAYLYGDDNIHVNAILPGMVKTPLVPDSFMKSVEPALPGKRGAKPLEIAQVSLFLASDKASYINGQDISVDNGMDNLGVFEGLMRAINSGK; from the coding sequence ATGGGTATTCTAGATAACAAAGTCGCTTTAATAACTGGTTCTACGAGTGGAATGGGAGAAACCACGGCGAAGCTCTTCGCCAAAGAAGGGGCAAAGGTCATTGTTTCGGGTTTGAACGATGAAGAAGGTCAACAAATTGTCGAAGAGATTCAAAAAACGGGTGGCCAGGCGGACTATCAACACCTGGATGTTACGTCGGAGAGCTCTTGGCATGATTTGGTCGCTAAGCTGAGTCAATTGGATGTCCTAGTTAATAACGCCGGAATTGATATCCACTCGACCTTAAAAACGGAAATGCTGGAGGATTGGGATAAAGTCCTCAGGGTTAATCTGACTGGCCCGATGCTGGGAATTAAAGAGGTTGTTCCACTAATGGAAAAGCAGGGGCATGGCTCCATCATTAACATTTCTTCCGCGGCTGGTAATACCGGTTGTCCATATACAGTTTATTCGACGGCTAAGTGGGGCCTGCGTGGGTTAACACGTTCTGCAGCTTACCTGTACGGAGATGACAATATTCACGTCAATGCTATTTTGCCAGGGATGGTTAAAACTCCACTAGTACCTGATTCCTTTATGAAGAGTGTTGAACCAGCTCTTCCCGGGAAACGTGGTGCTAAGCCACTGGAGATCGCCCAGGTTTCCCTTTTCTTGGCGAGCGACAAGGCAAGCTACATTAACGGCCAAGATATTTCCGTGGACAACGGTATGGATAATTTGGGTGTCTTTGAAGGACTGATGAGGGCCATCAATAGCGGAAAGTAA